In Bacteroidota bacterium, a single window of DNA contains:
- a CDS encoding AAA family ATPase — translation MKDTAATPTLPPWVETFSRLYFTKTLSQFILHGNLADYVPHGSQYVRLGTYLAEVLFRQRDWVITYDRASGIRLGSDEQTLGFIRYLENLDKLFGTEYAKTRPREPQAAFGLLENFIRLQLQQGKRVALILEYADTLAPAASATSTGSQDRAVLVYLLKWAQESLFLNHDMTTVLLVDQLQALHPQLVRSPHTAEIEIPLPDEAERLHFVQHLAQRHAALPGKMEMSLEVFAQHTAGLNRLQLKTLVAEIAEQPARFGYSELMTRKKAMIEAEAGGLLSFVDTKYSLADVAGHAAAKQQLQAAATALQQGRPDVLPMGYLVSGPVGTGKTYLVSCFASDIGVPMVQLQNFRSQWQGVTEANLERVLKLLRAMSPIAVMIDEADAYLGNRSASGDSGVSSRVFGMIASFMSQTAHRGKIIWFLLTARPDLLPVDLKRQGRAEEHLALFYPDTVAEKQELFAVMLRKTRIEGVGVADFEDAFYQQLPVRSGADMEAGLTRAKFRAVQEGLAQPTTAHIRAAMADFVPPEYPEQVELMEYAAILECTSRALLPARYATLSRAEVFARVQELKAQGI, via the coding sequence ATGAAAGACACGGCTGCCACCCCCACGCTCCCCCCCTGGGTGGAGACCTTCTCTCGGCTTTATTTTACCAAGACGCTGAGCCAGTTCATCCTGCACGGAAACCTGGCCGACTATGTGCCGCACGGCAGCCAGTATGTGCGCTTGGGTACCTACCTGGCCGAGGTGCTCTTCCGGCAGCGCGACTGGGTGATAACCTACGACCGCGCCAGCGGCATCCGCCTGGGCAGCGACGAACAGACCCTGGGCTTCATCCGCTACCTGGAGAACCTGGATAAGCTGTTTGGCACCGAATATGCCAAAACACGACCCCGAGAGCCCCAGGCTGCATTTGGCCTGCTGGAAAACTTTATCCGCCTGCAGCTGCAGCAGGGCAAGCGGGTAGCACTCATCCTGGAGTATGCCGACACGCTGGCACCGGCAGCCAGCGCCACCAGCACCGGCAGCCAAGACCGCGCTGTGCTGGTGTATCTGCTGAAATGGGCACAGGAGAGCCTTTTCCTGAACCATGATATGACTACGGTGCTGCTGGTAGACCAGCTGCAGGCCCTACACCCCCAGCTGGTGCGTAGCCCCCACACGGCCGAGATAGAAATACCCCTGCCCGACGAGGCCGAACGCTTGCATTTTGTGCAGCACCTGGCACAGCGCCATGCGGCCCTGCCTGGCAAGATGGAGATGAGCCTGGAGGTATTTGCCCAGCACACAGCCGGGCTGAACCGACTGCAGCTGAAAACCCTGGTGGCGGAGATAGCCGAGCAGCCTGCGCGTTTTGGCTACAGCGAGCTGATGACCCGTAAGAAGGCCATGATAGAGGCCGAGGCAGGCGGCCTGCTGAGCTTTGTGGACACGAAATATAGCCTGGCAGATGTGGCCGGCCACGCCGCCGCCAAGCAGCAGCTGCAGGCAGCGGCCACAGCCCTACAGCAGGGCCGCCCAGACGTGCTGCCCATGGGCTACCTGGTGAGTGGGCCCGTGGGCACAGGCAAAACCTATCTGGTGAGCTGCTTTGCCAGCGACATAGGCGTGCCCATGGTGCAGCTGCAGAACTTCCGCAGCCAATGGCAGGGCGTAACGGAAGCCAACCTGGAGCGAGTGCTGAAACTGCTGCGGGCCATGAGCCCCATCGCGGTGATGATAGACGAGGCCGATGCCTACCTGGGAAACCGCAGTGCCAGTGGGGATAGCGGGGTGAGTAGCCGCGTGTTTGGCATGATTGCCAGCTTTATGAGCCAGACTGCGCACCGCGGCAAGATCATCTGGTTCCTGCTGACGGCCCGGCCAGACCTGCTGCCGGTAGACCTGAAGCGCCAGGGCCGTGCCGAGGAGCACCTGGCCCTTTTCTACCCCGACACCGTGGCCGAAAAGCAAGAACTGTTTGCCGTAATGCTGCGAAAAACCCGGATAGAGGGGGTGGGCGTGGCAGACTTTGAAGACGCCTTCTACCAGCAGCTGCCTGTGCGTAGTGGGGCCGATATGGAGGCTGGCCTCACCCGCGCCAAGTTTAGGGCGGTGCAGGAGGGGCTGGCACAGCCCACCACCGCCCACATACGCGCCGCCATGGCCGACTTTGTGCCGCCCGAGTACCCCGAGCAGGTGGAGCTAATGGAGTATGCCGCCATACTGGAGTGCACCAGTCGGGCACTGCTGCCAGCCCGCTATGCTACCCTTAGCCGAGCCGAAGTATTTGCCCGCGTGCAGGAACTGAAGGCGCAAGGCATTTAG
- a CDS encoding alpha/beta hydrolase: protein MRSKLAVNANVEVVNLPGHGVDLTPISKITLKDYTDRVEQEIKKHPGKVILVGHSMSGMVVTQVAENVPEKIEKLVYVAAYLPQNGQSLMDLALTDTETMLTEVQQYNSVKGEARMEYQRKVIVPAICADCPDFMKEIIVKYYSEEPLAPFQEKVALSKGRFGSVPKYYIYATKDRAVGYQLQKKMVAANGSIKRTYEMPTSHLPFVVNPDEFVRIIGVIRTEKVK, encoded by the coding sequence GTGCGAAGTAAACTGGCTGTAAATGCAAATGTAGAGGTAGTAAACCTGCCGGGGCATGGGGTAGACCTGACTCCCATCTCAAAAATAACCCTGAAGGATTATACCGACCGGGTGGAGCAGGAGATAAAGAAACACCCTGGGAAAGTAATCCTGGTAGGCCATAGCATGTCTGGCATGGTAGTAACGCAGGTGGCCGAGAACGTACCCGAAAAAATAGAAAAACTGGTGTATGTGGCAGCCTATCTGCCTCAAAACGGCCAATCGCTGATGGATCTGGCCCTGACAGATACCGAGACCATGCTAACAGAGGTGCAGCAGTACAACTCGGTAAAGGGAGAAGCTCGTATGGAGTATCAGCGCAAGGTAATTGTGCCTGCCATTTGTGCAGATTGCCCAGACTTTATGAAGGAAATCATCGTAAAATACTACTCAGAGGAGCCTTTAGCGCCCTTTCAGGAGAAAGTTGCGCTGAGCAAGGGGCGGTTTGGAAGCGTGCCCAAGTATTACATCTACGCCACAAAAGACCGGGCCGTGGGCTACCAGCTGCAAAAGAAGATGGTAGCGGCAAATGGCAGCATAAAACGAACCTACGAAATGCCTACTTCTCACCTACCCTTTGTGGTAAACCCCGATGAATTTGTACGTATCATTGGGGTCATACGGACCGAAAAAGTGAAGTAA